The proteins below are encoded in one region of Spirochaetaceae bacterium:
- a CDS encoding RluA family pseudouridine synthase, translated as MTHAQYLEHAEIVSLNGAPLRVDQYIAAYTATLKRSQLKNRLTALQINGKAAKLSQLVHNGDTLKFSWLPLVSTLQPQDISLNIIYEDDNVCVINKEQGMAVHPGAGRPDGTLANALAYHLGLSGGDYRTGIVHRLDMDTSGVIITAKNEKTHNFLAHQFKERRVQKRYLALVHNFIDGQLALSGLIDNYIARSRRNRLLFCCGDDENRGKRAITNYTLLKNYGKVSLVLFKPSTGRTHQLRVHSAYMGQPIVGDNLYGKDEGLMLHAWKLRLTLPSESEPRTFMAKAPERFYRYLREINES; from the coding sequence ATGACGCACGCGCAATATTTGGAGCACGCAGAGATAGTTAGTTTAAACGGCGCCCCTCTCAGGGTAGACCAATATATAGCGGCTTACACCGCAACCCTTAAGCGCAGCCAGCTCAAGAACCGGCTTACCGCTCTGCAAATTAACGGCAAAGCGGCCAAACTGAGCCAGTTGGTGCATAACGGCGATACCTTAAAGTTTAGCTGGCTGCCATTAGTGAGTACTTTACAGCCGCAAGATATATCGCTTAATATTATTTATGAAGATGATAATGTTTGTGTGATTAATAAAGAACAAGGTATGGCGGTGCACCCCGGCGCCGGCCGGCCCGACGGCACTTTGGCTAATGCTTTGGCTTATCATTTGGGGCTAAGCGGCGGAGATTACCGTACCGGCATTGTGCACAGGTTGGATATGGATACCTCCGGCGTTATTATTACCGCTAAAAATGAAAAAACGCATAACTTTTTAGCTCATCAATTTAAAGAGCGGCGGGTACAAAAACGTTATTTAGCTTTAGTGCACAATTTTATCGATGGTCAGTTAGCGTTAAGCGGATTAATTGATAATTATATTGCTCGCAGCCGCCGTAACCGCCTGCTGTTTTGCTGCGGTGATGATGAAAATCGCGGCAAGCGTGCCATCACTAATTACACTTTATTAAAAAACTATGGGAAAGTTAGTTTGGTGTTATTTAAGCCGTCTACCGGCCGCACGCATCAGCTTAGGGTGCATAGCGCTTATATGGGCCAGCCGATTGTGGGCGATAATCTTTACGGTAAAGACGAAGGGTTAATGTTGCATGCGTGGAAGCTGCGGCTAACTTTGCCGAGCGAAAGCGAGCCGCGCACCTTTATGGCCAAAGCGCCGGAGCGGTTTTATCGTTATTTAAGAGAGATAAATGAAAGTTAA